A single Fusarium oxysporum Fo47 chromosome IV, complete sequence DNA region contains:
- a CDS encoding uncharacterized protein (expressed protein) produces MRCSGRALQSPDIGGGERIRGTGWAAAPLMKSKGSNFERTFASFSDVVVDNLHDLDRIFVMLLQPLTMVLARHAVELDIPAQEPGRYDEGFCTAGSGLLGHQAMTPRTQTRGYLVLQHAATIQSSALQASDQWAKLASEPAPTGAAALCG; encoded by the coding sequence ATGCGGTGTTCCGGCCGCGCTCTCCAGTCGCCGGATATTGGTGGCGGGGAGCGGATCCGCGGGACGGGATGGGCCGCAGCGCCACTGATGAAGTCGAAAGGATCCAATTTTGAACGGACGTTTGCTTCATTCAGCGATGTTGTCGTAGATAATTTGCATGATCTCGACAGAATATTCGTTATGTTGCTGCAACCGTTGACAATGGTACTTGCTCGCCACGCAGTTGAATTAGACATCCCTGCTCAAGAACCTGGCCGTTATGACGAAGGTTTCTGCACTGCTGGCTCCGGGCTATTGGGTCATCAGGCCATGACACCAAGAACTCAAACTCGGGGATACTTAGTGTTGCAGCATGCAGCTACAATCCAATCCAGTGCTCTGCAGGCTTCAGACCAATGGGCAAAGTTGGCTTCCGAACCAGCGCCCACCGGTGCTGCAGCGCTCTGCGGATAA
- a CDS encoding aspartic peptidase domain-containing protein, which translates to MWSIILGSYFLLVQLAQARDPAPVLLPSGGWTGSDGNWSTISFSLGSNSQAIEVLVSTALSEFWAIGPGGCLPKEPHCIAARGGIYNPQESSDWSPLGTWQLGLSYLGYDGNGNYGRDVINTQSPLSDDPFTMDGVLIATINTTNYLNGLFGLGITQSNFNGTVADSPLTQAVGTYGLIPSYSFGYTAGAYYRNTPVSLTLGGVETPRFKKHDNVFTLSQEDNLERPMVRGIQITPAEGQDVPSSWESQQPLLSQWNSSFFAIIDSSTPYLWLPDEACDQFAQALNLTYNSTFELYTINDDQYRDYTNDESFDFTFVLSSFDDSDNFGDPYNVPGIVNITIPLRAFVGLLQYPFMPDTIQYGDPAIPYFMLRKAKNSGSYILGRSFLQESYLITKYDEGVFSIHQALFPDEPSTNSELTAIEQSDNSPYPPPYAEDEGGLSDGQVIGIGVGVGLGVFVVCAAALFVWLYFRRKRKRAARGNNPSAEDQDLRPNSGSRSPKSPLIILFSKILGRHYSTDDGTNGREKVAEAPDTQIHEMSAPLPVAELDGDDGMSWNDDTEMGTDSTHNMTAYEIARRKLDKQLQGPVPTYTPPADGTEIPAEKAIYQPDPTNGPPVALQLSPSASLKTTQQGGTNTSSIPLPSPLTPGFDANGRPIEAPSPTTIPVSPTNDSISLPNSPLSPTSDHHTINSMAMGGTQSGCEPHSPSKRSNELQQRAVQRTPIDPSKVVFLGALPKNTRFSRHAAPQIVSDEDYQATDESSHRHGSVDTLGSNFTVDEERRSAEGSSRRLDLGTNGSSVNAVIEESPQNPSTDQPDISRSRERINPGEDLVHVPQLAERRYSWEQ; encoded by the exons ATGTGGTCAATCATCCTTGGATCGTACTTCCTTCTCGTGCAACTCGCACAAGCCCGTGACCCTGCACCTGTTTTGTTGCCCTCTGGTGGTTG GACTGGAAGCGATGGCAATTGGTCTACCATCTCATTTTCCCTGGGTTCAAATTCACAGGCCATTGAGGTTCTGGTGAGCACGGCTCTCTCCGAATTCTGGGCCATTGGACCGGGAGGATGTCTACCCA AGGAGCCTCACTGTATCGCCGCTCGCGGAGGCATCTATAATCCTCAAGAATCTAGCGATTGGAGCCCCCTAGGCACATGGCAGTTAGGTTTAAGTTATCTTGGTTACGATGGGAATGGCAACTACGGGCGCGATGTTATCAACACGCAAAGCCCTCTCAGTGATGATCCGTTTACCATGGACGGCGTGCTAATAGCGACCATAAACACGACCAACTACTTGAACGGTCTCTTCGGTTTGGGGATCACACAGAGTAACTTCAATGGCACTGTGGCGGATTCACCATTGACCCAAGCAGTTGGGACGTATGGACTGATTCCAAGTTACAGCTTCGGATATACAGCTGGAGCATACTACA GAAATACACCTGTATCCTTGACTCTTGGAGGCGTCGAAACGCCAAGGTTTAAAAAACATGATAACGTCTTCACACTCAGCCAGGAAGACAACCTGGAGCGCCCTATGGTCCGTGGCATTCAGATCACACCCGCCGAAGGCCAAGATGTTCCTAGTTCTTGGGAATCCCAACAACCTTTGCTCTCCCAATGGAACTCATCTTTCTTCGCCATCATTGATAGCAGCACTCCCTACCTGTGGCTACCAGACGAGGCTTGCGACCAATTTGCCCAAGCTCTCAACTTGACGTATAACAGCACCTTCGAACTCTACACCATCAATGACGATCAATATCGTGATTATACAAATGACGAGTCATTCGACTTTACCTTTGTGCTTTCAAGCTTTGACGATAGCGATAACTTTGGCGACCCTTACAATGTACCAGGCATCGTCAATATTACCATACCTTTGAGAGCCTTTGTGGGCTTACTGCAATACCCTTTCATGCCTGATACGATCCAATATGGCGACCCAGCAATCCCCTACTTTATGCTACGAAAGGCGAAGAATAGCGGCTCGTACATACTAGGCCGTTCGTTTTTACAGGAGTCCTACCTTATAACCAAGTATGATGAGGGCGTCTTCTCAAtccatcaagctcttttCCCAGACGAGCCATCGACAAACTCGGAACTTACTGCCATCGAACAGTCTGACAACAGTCCCTATCCTCCACCATATGCAGAGGATGAAGGTGGGCTTTCAGATGGACAGGTAATTGGAATAGGAGTGGGTGTCGGGTTGGGTGTCTTCGTCGTCTGTGCGGCAGCTTTGTTTGTGTGGTTATACTTTCGACGCAAACGTAAGCGAGCAGCCAGAGGAAATAACCCGTCAGCAGAGGATCAGGACCTTAGGCCAAATAGCGGATCGCGATCGCCCAAGTCCCCTTTGATCATATTGTTTTCGAAAATTCTCGGACGACACTACTCGACAGATGATGGCACCAATGGTAGAGAAAAGGTTGCTGAAGCTCCCGATACTCAAATCCACGAGATGTCAGCACCACTTCCAGTAGCAGAacttgatggcgatgatggcatGTCGTGGAATGACGATACGGAGATGGGTACCGACAGCACGCATAACATGACTGCCTATGAGATAGCCCGGAGGAAATTGGATAAACAACTTCAGGGACCCGTCCCAACATATACTCCCCCTGCTGATGGGACGGAGATACCCGCAGAGAAAGCGATATACCAACCAGACCCAACAAATGGTCCGCCTGTGGCCCTACAACTATCGCCATCGGCATCTCTAAAAACAACACAACAAGGGGGCACGAATACAAGCTCCATACCGCTGCCATCTCCACTGACTCCGGGCTTCGATGCGAATGGCCGTCCCATCGAGGCACCTTCTCCAACTACTATACCAGTATCGCCAACTAACGACAGTATTTCATTACCAAACTCACCCCTTTCTCCGACTTCGGACCACCATACCATTAACTCCATGGCAATGGGTGGAACTCAGTCAGGCTGTGAACCTCACTCTCCATCGAAACGATCGAACGAGCTACAACAGCGAGCAGTTCAACGGACACCCATTGATCCATCAAAGGTTGTATTTCTTGGGGCACTGCCCAAGAATACGCGCTTCTCCCGCCACGCCGCTCCGCAAATTGTATCAGATGAAGACTATCAAGCCACTGATGAGTCCTCACATCGGCACGGCTCTGTTGATACTCTGGGAAGTAACTTTACTGTCGACGAGGAAAGGCGAAGCGCAGAAGGATCATCAAGGCGTTTGGATCTAGGTACAAACGGCTCATCCGTGAATGCTGTGATAGAAGAATCCCCACAAAATCCTTCGACAGATCAGCCTGACATTTCACGAAGTCGGGAGCGCATCAATCCTGGTGAGGATTTGGTTCATGTACCGCAACTGGCTGAAAGACGGTATAGCTGGGAGCAATAA